The genomic segment TCAGTGGTGAAAGATGCTTTCCAAAGCGATGAGTGACAGACACCCCAATGAGGGGCACATAGAAGATGAGAACGGCACAGATGTGTGACACACAGGTGTTGAGGGCCTTCAGCCGGCCCTGCCCCGCGGCAATGGCCATTACTGTCCGGAGGATGAACACATAGGAgaagaggatggagagggagtCGCAGCCCTTGGTGAAGATGACAGCAACGAGGCCGTAGAGACTGTTGACACGGGTGCTGGCGCAGGCAAGGCGCATGACATCTTGGTGGAGGCAGAAGGAGTGGGAGAGGAGGTTGGAGCGGTAGAAGGGCAGGCGCTTGATGAGGAAAGGCACGGGGAAGACCACACAGACTGCCCTCGTCAGGATGACCGCCCCTGTTCTGCAGACCACACCGCTGGTTAGAATGGTGCCGTACCGTAGGGGGTTCCAGATCGCCACGACTCGATCAAAGGCCATGGCCACCAGCACCCCAGACTCAATGGCTGAGAAGGTATGGATGAAGTACATCTGAACAAGGCAGGCATCAAAGGCAATAGATCTGTAGTTAAACCAAAATATGCCTAGCACAGAGGGCATAGTGCAAAGGGCAAGTCCCATGTCTGCCAGTGCCAGCATACTCAGAAAGTAGTACATGGGAATGTGCAGAGACAATTCAGATTTGATGGTGGAGGTGATGACAGCATTGCCAAGGAGGGCGATGACATAGGTGGCACCCAGTGGGAATGCCATCCAGTAATACTTTTGTTCAAGCCCTGGAATTCCAGTTAAGACAAAGTAAAGGTGCTGGAAGTGGGAGTGGTTATTACCTGCCATGAAGTCCATGTGACGTAGGCATGAGGTGGGAGCCTGGGAGATCCCGACGCGTGCCTTCCTAAAAATGCGGTGATGGGGATTAACAATATATTAGAATCAGACTTCCCCGAGAATAGAGCCATTTAATTTCACAAGTGTGGGAGGGTGTGTAAGAGAGAACTGGATCCCTGAAATTGCTTCTCCAAGGTGTGTCCTGTGGAGGAGGCATCTACTGGCCCAAAGGAGAAGACTCACCCAAGTCAAATGAGTCACATTCAGTTTAAAGCACATGCTAGAGGCAAAACGTTCTGCTTGtcctgtccttttctctctccttctgtcttATGAATTGTTGAGGCAGAGGCTAAGGACGTGATAACTAAGAGGGAATCAGTATAAAACATGAACCAGCTGATTGCTCACAAGGGGTGTCATTTCTGCCCACCCACCTCCTTATGCCTGAACCCTCAGGAAGGCCGTGGGTCTTGTATGGAGGGCAGGGATGGACCTGCCCAGGGCACAGGCTTGGGCTCCCGTTTGAGCACAACCATCTTCATAGCCTGAATGTGGCCTCAGCATCCTTCTCAACTCAGGCACCTCAGACAGCAGCTTCTGATCAGAGAAAATGCAATGTGTTTGTCAGCTCTCATCTAACGAAATCTTGGTAGAAAGGACAGTAAATTATATTTAGGGAAGCAACAAGAGCAATTCTTTTTTTAGACTAACTCATTTTGTCCAAAAGGAAGCAagacccaccccccgcccccagggctcACCTGAGCCACTTTTAGaattagaatcatctggaaatTGTATTACTCAGGCACAGCGGTCATTCACAATGACGTGTTACACTCTGAGAGAGTCAGAGAGAGGCCTGAGGAAAGACCTGGAGGACAGCCTCCTGTTGCCAGAATCagtaattgtatttatttcagtGGGATCCCGGAGGGAGTCATTCAACTTTAGACGAGAATGCCAACTAAATAGAGATTCTCTTTGAGAAGTTTTCAACCTTAAGACACTCAGCAGCTGCCTTCACCAACTGATTAGAGTCAAACTGACTAAAAGGCAAGGTAGTATTAAGAACATGGACTCCAGGTCCACATCTAATCAGATTCCAGTTTCCCCTGCTCTCAGTAGAGCCCCACCTATGTAGTCTGAGGACAGTAATGCTTACTCCTTGGGGAGAATTATACATGTAAGGCCTTAGAGGGCAAAATGGGCACTTTCTGTTATGAGTACTTGGAGTAAAAAGCTCTCCGCATGTCCTGAGTATTAATATTgggtttttggtttgcttttttttttcttgttttgttttgttttgtttctttgtctgttttggaTTTGGAGGCCAGAGTTCTTTGCATCTGGTGGAAGTGAAAAGTGGTAGATTCTCATCTCTCAGCAAAGAATTGCATTTAATTTGGATCTCTTATAATTTTTGAATAATGTACCCACTGTTCTGCAAGTATTGAGTGTCCCAGCCCAGGGTATGTATACATCTCTGGCAGATGCATGCTCCTGGTgaatcaaaaaatatatgtaggagttcccctcatggctcagtggtcaatgaatccgactaggaaccatgaggttgcgggttcgatccctggccttgctcagtgggttaaggatccggtgttgctgtgagctgtggtgtaggtcacagatgtggcttggatcccgagtttctgtggctgtggtgtaggctggtggctacagctccgattcgacccctagcctgggaacctccatatgccacgggagcggcccaagaaatggcaaaaagaccaaaaaaaaaaagtatatgtatataataacaGATTTTGAAATCTCCCAAAAGATCCTCTTCGAAAGATTTCTGATTCAGATTTCCCCACCTTATCCAGGGTATGTTCTGTATTTCTATAAaaccttcatttctttccattgtttttttgAAAGGCAGCTAGCTGTTGATTCGAGACTTTGGCCTTTCAGACAGCGTGCATTTTCTGCCCTTCCAATAACTGTTGTTTTAGGGGTGTTGTTAGTTTTAGTgagttttgagaaagaaaatgatcattacatttttttagtgagttttgagaaagaaaatgttaattcaATGCTAATTACATTTTTGAATATTTGTAATAGAGTGGAAATGAGAGAATATTTTGAGGTAAACtaatgagagagagaagaaaaggtgggagaaagaaggagagaaaaggaataaaaaaagaaaagcataaatccAAAGAATAGCAAAAGTTGGCCTATTTCACATTTTactaagaaagaaattgaagagttcccttcatggctcagtggtaacgaacccaactaggatctacgaggacaagggttcagttcctggcctcactgggtgagttagggatccggcgttgctgtaagctgtggtgtaggtcacagacaagactccgatcccagatcccatgttgccgtagctgtggctgtggctgtggctggcagcagcagctcctattagacccctagccttggaacttacataagccatgggggcagccctaaaaagccctaaaagaaggagagagagggaggaagggagggaggaaggaagggagggaaagaaaagaaagaaaggaagaaagaaaggaggaaagaaagacatTGAAGCTTCAATAGAAAAAATGACCTGCTCTGAGTCAAATGCCTGGTTAGCAAAACTGATGACcatcagggagaaagaaaattacGATTAAATGCACTGGGAGCTTGAGGGTTAAATTAGAGATGTCAACATCAAAATTGTTTCTCTTGGCCAAGATGTTTATTCCTTGATATGTGgccttatattttgttttttatctgcATTGCCTGGGATCTACAAAACAAAGGAAGTCCAAGACTACCCTCTGAGGATTAGGCTCTTAGATCAAATTCTTTTCGAAGTTTCACCCTACCCTAACCCTCTGCTGTCCATACTGCCGCATTTATGGAAGAACAATctgtttttaagtgttttttatcTGCCTCCCAGGCTGCCATGGGCTATATGACCTCATAGATCCTGGACTGAAAGgtgaacaagaaaataaatcagcAAAATTTCTCTATTATGTGAGtagcagcaaaaaaacaaaaacagggagtcCTCatggtgatgcagtgggttaaaaatccaccTGCAGTGGCTTGAGCCGGGGCGGaggcgcgggttcgatccccagccaggtgcagtgggctaaaggatctggcattgctgcacctgcaggattcaatcccttgcccaagaacttccatgtgccacaggtgtggccgtaaagcaaaacaaaaaacagactccTTTATTCTAAGTACTAGGGAAACTTCCAGTTTTTCAGACATTCTGGGATATGTGTAAAAGATAGAATAAGATTGGTCCTGGCCATAAAAGGAGTTTACTCTTTGTTACCCCAGAAGGTCTGTTAGGCAGGGAGGACAtaaagacacaggaagaaaatCTCTCCTGACCTAGAGAGTAATTTAACCAACCCTTGCCTGATGGGAGTGCCATAAATTCCCTTCTCAAGGGGAAAATTCCCAAACTTCAATCACTCTAGGCTTCtagatgaaagaaattttaaaagttcaacatCACGCCAGTATAGGAATTCTCATGCAGTATCTATAGGTGAGTCTTCTGCCTGCATTAGTTCTAGTGACTGGTAGTTCCTAAATTTCTAAGGCAATGAATTCAGGCAGATTAGATATCTGCCAATCTCTTAGAAGTGAGTTTCAATATGAGTTTAAAGAAATTGTCTTCGCAAAGCCCATGTGAATGAGGAATCTGGCAAGAAGACAAGGACATGGAGTGCCTGGGTTagagaataaaggacaaaagagaGATGAGGGAGCAGAGAAAGAGGTGGCTGGGGAAGAGTTTGAAGCTTTTGTAATATCATTACTAAAGTTTCTTAAGTTTCTTACATTAAGTAAATTAAGTACTTAGTAAATGGATTAAGTACTTAGTAAATGGATTAAGTACTTAGTAAAGAGATTAAGTAAGTTAGTAATGACTAGTAAATATCATTACTAAAGTTACTTAAAATATTCTATTGATAGGACAACTGTATCCTCTGATTTTGCTCTAAAACTTACCTTGTTGCTCAGAGGATCCCTAGCTGAAAGACGATTCTCTGGCAGCCTGAGCCTTGCTTGGCAAAACCACGGCTACTTACATGAGGACTTTTATGTCCTGAGCTGCTCAAAAACTCCTCCCCGCCCTAGACCATGGCGAGTTTCACAGATCAATAAACAGGCTTGTTCCCTGGGGCTTCCAAGATTGAGGAAGTCTCTCCAAGGCTGTACAGTCAGCCCCTAGATTCTCATGTCTGGGAAATGAGACGGTATTGAAGAGGATAttagaaaaagtgtgtgtggggggggggcgttgGGGGGTTTCAGAAGCTGGTCAGTGCTCAGTCTTTGAGGACCGTCTTAGCCACCTTACTCTTTCCATGCCCTGAACTATtgttacctttatttttcttttttctttcttttttttaaattttagttggtttacagtgatacttcaatttctattgtacggcaaagtgacccaatatACACAGTTACCTATGCTCTGCAGCAGGACCCCTTTCACCATCCATTCCCAATGTAACAGTTTGCCTCCACCAACTCCAAACTCTccatcctccccactccctccctcctccccctgggcaacgcaggtctgctctccttggctgtgatctgtttctcttttgtagacagGATTattagtgccatattttagattaaacaaataagtgacatcatgtgggatttgtctatttctgacttacttcatttactgTAAGAacctctagttccaaccatgttgctacaaatgccattttttgtctttgtttatggcttagttatatatgtatgtatgtatcacatcttcttaatccagtcatctgtcaatcgacatttaggttgtttccatgtcttggctgttgtggatagtgctgtgatgaacttaggggtgcatgtatcattttgagtaaaagttttgtctgaatatatatccaggagtgggattgctgggtcatatggtagttctatatttagttttctgaggtactgccatactgttttccatagtggttgtaccaatttacattcccaccaacagtgaaagagggtatccttttctctacaccctctccagaattttttttttttgttgttgttgttgacttattaatgatggccattctgaccagtgtgaggtggtacctccttatagttctgatttgcatttctctaaaaattagtgatattgggcattttttcatgtgcccctTGGctatcagtatgtcttctttggagaaatgtctatttaggtcttttgcccatttttcaattgggttatttgtggggttttttttgttcttgtgttGCATgaattgttcatatattttggagattaggcctttgtctgttgcatcatttgcaaagattttctcccattcggtgggttttcttttcttttatttccttaaaggtttcctttgctgtacaaaagcttttgagtttaattaggtcctattggtttatttttgcttttattgaccGTATTTTAGGAGGTGGCTCAAATaagatatttctgtgatttatgtcaaagagctttCTGCCTaagtttttctctaggagttttatagtatctggcattatatttaggtttttaatctagtttaagttcatatatatatatatatatatggcattaGAGAatcttctaatttctttcttttacatgtagcagtccagttttctcagcaccacttattgaagagactatctttcttccactgtatgttcttgcctcctttgttatagatccGTTGATCATAGGTGCTTGGGAttgtttctggactttctatcctgttccattgatctatagttctacttttgtgccagcaccatattgttttgataactatagctttgtattattgtctgaagccagggaccctgattctttcatttccatttttatttttttaatattactttggctagtcaaggtcttttgtgtttccatacaaattttaaaatactttgttctagttctgtgaagaatgtccttggtaatttgatagggattgcaggattgcattaaatttgtagattgccttgagttgtacagtcattttgacaatattgactcttccaatccaagagcatggtatatctttccatctgtttgtgtcatctttgatttctttcatcagtgtcttatagttttcagagtataggtcttttgtctcttggggtagttttattcctaggaCTTGATGGTTATATAGGTGagtctatcaaacattcaaagaagagttaacacctattcttctgaaactctttcaaaaaatagcagaggaaggaaaacttcCTAGCACATTTTATGAGCCCACCATTGCCCTAAtcgcaaaaccagacaaagatgccacaaaaaaaaggaaagaaaattacaggccaatatcactgatgaacatagatgaaaagtcctcaacaaagtattagcaaaccaaatataaatatatattaaaaggatcacacactgTGATCAAGAGGTATTTTTGTTAAGGATTCAAGGCTTCTTCagtatctacaaatcaatcagtatgatacaccacatcaataaactgaaaactaaaaaccaTACGATTAtggaaatagattcagaaaaagctttcaacaaaattagacacctctttcttttttttttttttttttttgtctttttttttgctatttcttgggccactcccgcggcatatggaggttcccaggctaggggtcgaatcggagctgtagccgccagcctacgccagagccacagcaacatgggatccgagccacatctgcaacctacaccacagctcatggcaacaccggatcgttaacccactgagcaagggcagggatcgaacccgcaacctcatggttcctagtcggattcgttaaccactgtgccacgacgggaactccatagacacccatttctgatttaaaaaaaaaaactctccagaaaatgtgcatagagggaacctacctcaacataatgaaagccttatatgacaaacccacagctaacattattctcaatggtgaaaaactgaaaacatttccacaaagatcaggaacaagacaaggatgtccactttcaccactactctttgacatagtttggaagtcctagccacagcaatcagagaagaaaaggaaataagaattcaaattggaaaaacTAGTAAAACTATcatagtttgcagatgacatgatatgattatacctagaaaatcttaaagacactactataaaactgttagaactcatcaatgaatttagcagagttacaggatacaaaattaatacccagaaattgattgcatttctataaactaacaatgaaagatcagaaagaaaaatcagggaaACCATTCCATTtaaccattgcatcaaaaagaataaaatacctttatttttctgaaaacacagaaaaactaacaaaaacatTCCAAAGAAAAGTAACTCTATGACTTTCCCAATCAAAGGGGATTCTAAATTTGAAACAATTCCCTCATGATTAAATTCTCCTGATACTTCACCTGCATTTTTCAATATCAGTCTAATAAATCTAATCATGCTCTGTACAAAATGAAGGTAACGGGCCCTTCAGGGAACCATGAGTAAATGCAAGAGATAACAAATATTTCACAATATCCAATCATCATCTTCAGATTATGCTACTTCCCTACCTGGcttctgaataataataatagcatcatCGGTAGcattaataatagcaataatagtaATAGCTAATGCTAATTCTGATCATTATCAGTTATATGATCTATCACAAGTGCTTTATACTTCACCATTATAATCCTCATGATTCTAATATTCCCATGAAGTATTAGCCTCCTTTTTGCTCCAAAGAGAGAAGAGGGTCACAGTGGGAGCCGACCCAGATTCTTGATGTAAATGTAAGACTTTCCCTGTAGAAATTACTCAGGATAGGAGTTCCAGGGCAGGGCTCCTCACTGCCCCAGGTGTGTTCTGCTGGACTTCCTGGCTCTTGAGGTTCACTATGAGTAGGCAAGGAAGAAATGCTCTTATGGAGTGACGCTCATATGCTAAGCTCTCTGTATACCTTCTGACTTCTATCAATATCAAGttacagagaaattttaaattaatatagatTACGCTTCCAAGTACCGTAGGCTCTGAAAACAttgagatccttaactcagaTAAAATTCACCTCTGAATCATATAACCACTTTTgacactgaagaaattaagatgtGGAATTGTTCTACTTTCAATATCTTAAACTTTTTAATCCACAGTTAATTATCAATATGTCATCTTGTAGCTTAGTCATGCTCacattcatgtttttcttttatattcacaAAGTGAGTAATTGAATCACTATAATTTTATTCCAATTTATAAGCcaacagttttttgttgttgttgttgttgtcattactTATACAGGTTGATCATTTGTATCTCACCCGGACATGGATCCTGATTTTCTGTCCTGTACTACCAGCATGAGTATAAAACTAAACAACTGTAATcatctctccttttttattttaacatctttGAAGCTGAAAATGGATAGGGGAGACTAATTATGCAACAGGTCAGATTGTATGGTCCTGTAAAAATAGAGAGTCTGTCTTTAACTGACTCTTACTTTTCCTTGATGGGATACTAATCCCATTTCtatcaaaagcatttttaaatattcGTCACATTCCTACCCTCATCCCACTCAATCCTTCTCCCATCATGTCCTATAGGAAAACCTTtccccttctttaaaaaaaatgtgatttcttcTAATCTTTCTCAATAGCCTTCCTCTCTGAGCATCTtctaagttaattaattaattaattagctaaattgtagtatagttgatttataagattATTGTCAGGTGTATTGCACAGTATTTTTGCAAAATTATACTCCATAATAAGtttttacaagataatggctataattccctgtgctgtacaatgtatccttgttacttatctctTAGCTACATCTTGAAACACTTCCACACACATCCTTTCTTTCCCAGCATTTCAGTAAGTTCCCTTTTCCCAGGTTCAGTATTAATCCCACCCCACTCCTAAAATCTGACTCCAATTCCTGCTTGACtacttgcttttttccttctacGTCCTCTCTATATAGTGCATATATAAATTGAATTGATATGTTATGTAAACAACTCCATGTATAAACAGATTCCTTCCAGGTCCTTATGATGTGTTCCAGGTAATTATATGTATCTGCCTGGTGACCACTGTAGGGGTggaaaaaattttccctttccttctaggTTCTTTGGATGACCTAATACTTAAATTAGTCATTAATACTTAAATTAGGTCATCCAACAAATTAACAGGAGAATAACATATCTGATTTCATATCTATTGGAGCTCATACAAAAATATGAGACCCAAATGATCAAAGCAGGCAACTTTTATACCTTTTAGACAAGGAGCAATGAATTTGTGAAGAATTAACAAGACAAAGAGAATGGGACTTGGGTTAGTAAATTAGTGAAGAAGTAACAAGATTTCTTTCCACAGCCTTTTCAGCCCTAAATTTCCTGCCTCTGGTGATAAAGATGCTTTCTACTCTCCTGGTACAGGGATATTTTTCCCTGCTTTCTCGGGGATAGAGGAGGGTCAGAGTGTCCTCCTTGCTTTGGTTATTTCTCAggaactttaattcaaaatagtcATGGTGGCGTATTTTGAGGTGGTGTATTCTGCTCCCCTCCACCATCTTCTTCTCTGTATTACATGTATTTATCAAAATCAACGAATCTGTAACTTTAAAAAGCAACTTTATATTTCTCCCCTGTATTTTAACCAGCTGTTTCTTTAACATTTATGTCTCAGTTGTTCATTCAAAGTACTTAATCatgtaaatgggaaaaatatagcTCATTCAATAAATCATAAGTTTTAGCAATTTTACCacttaaatacttttattattgttgtttcttTCCTTATGTAACAATGTTATACAATTCTAGATTCTGTATTTTTCATAAGTGGACTTCCTCAGTAATATTTTAACTTTCTAATTCACATAAAagtaaattgctttttttcctgttcctcctTTCTCTTAGCTTTGAGTGAGAAATGAGTTTTCTCTTATGTCTTGTCAATTTCTTTGGAGAATATTACTCTAATAGTGTTTGGCACTAACCAAATTTGAGTTAGATCTCTTATTATATCTAGTTAGATGATTTAATTgccacatacattttatttttatgaaagccTTAATGAAAAATTATCATCATTAgcagttgaaaatgcatttgcaatAACTTGTAAGCCTATATAATACATCTTGTCTATTCTTAAGCAGTTTTTATAAGGTCAAGGTAATTTTTAGCATTcaagaaagtatattttttcccaaaacattattttttattgactcATTCAAAAATTAGAGGCATTTCAAAAATTAGATTATTAGAATTTGTTAAGCACAGATGCTTTGATTCATTAACTAGGTCTAGTGTATATTGTATGATTAGGGTgaccaacaaatatttgttgtttaaaacAATGTTGTGGTggaagaacagaagaaataagacaagaaagaagcggaaaacacatatttaaattaGGTCATCTAACAAATTAACAGGAGAATAACATATCTGTTGTAGTCAGAAAATGGTGAAAAGATAGGGAGGATacaagaaaaggagaatgagcctcaaagaaaaatactaaagaaCTGAAACTGCCAAATATGCTTATGAGAGTTTACAGTTTTAGgatggtttttaaatttatatccaCTGAggtgttctcctgtggcacagtgggttaaggatctggcactgctacagctgtggctgggattcaatccctgacccaggaactttggcatgccacaggtatggccaaaaaaaaaaaaaaaaagaaattttatccaTTGAAATTCACTTTCTTTTGTACAGTTCTGAGTTTTGACAGATGCATAGATTCAAGTAACCACTGCCCTCATCCAGAtacagaagagttcccatcaaCTCAAAATATTCCCTCATCCTACCCCTTTCTAGTCAATCCCTTAACCTGTCAAAAGCCCTAAGGCAACAACTGACCTATTGCCTAACGCTATAATTTTAGTTTACTACATAGCATGTAATCTTTGAAACTGAATTCTTCCACTTAGCATGTATTTGATATTTACCCATGTTGTTGCTGAGCAGTAATCCATTGCCTGGACATCCATGCTACGGATGTAAGTGATATTCTGTTTGTCCCTGCAGTAGTTGAAGGAAATGCAGTTATGAATAAAGGGGCTGTAAGCATTCACGAATAGGTTATTATATGTACacagatttccatttctcttagttaaatacctagaaatagaTTGCCCAGTCACATGGTAAGTATGTGTTTAACTTCCTAAGAAAATACCAAATTGCTTGTCAAAGTGTTTGGGTTTCATACGTCCATCACTGGTATATCAAAGTTCtagtttctttgcattttgaCCTCAAATTATCTTAACATTCTAAGAGGTATGCTATGGCTTCTCGTCATGGACGTTTTCATTTGTATCTCCTTAATGACCAACA from the Sus scrofa isolate TJ Tabasco breed Duroc chromosome 9, Sscrofa11.1, whole genome shotgun sequence genome contains:
- the LOC100511338 gene encoding olfactory receptor 51H1-like yields the protein MDFMAGNNHSHFQHLYFVLTGIPGLEQKYYWMAFPLGATYVIALLGNAVITSTIKSELSLHIPMYYFLSMLALADMGLALCTMPSVLGIFWFNYRSIAFDACLVQMYFIHTFSAIESGVLVAMAFDRVVAIWNPLRYGTILTSGVVCRTGAVILTRAVCVVFPVPFLIKRLPFYRSNLLSHSFCLHQDVMRLACASTRVNSLYGLVAVIFTKGCDSLSILFSYVFILRTVMAIAAGQGRLKALNTCVSHICAVLIFYVPLIGVSVTHRFGKHLSPLTHALMANAYLLVPPVLNPIVYAVKTKEIRRKLIEMFVQTKITAGG